One genomic region from Chlamydiales bacterium STE3 encodes:
- a CDS encoding adenylate kinase (Product derived from UniProtKB/Swiss-Prot:Q0W1W4;Gene name derived from UniProtKB/Swiss-Prot:Q0W1W4;EC number derived from UniProtKB/Swiss-Prot:Q0W1W4), whose protein sequence is MQSYLFCLLLLALPFSLFALINEGLEKPTVLIMLGPPASGKGTQSVKLAKECKLPHISTGDLFRENISKGTSLGSKAKSYIDQGELVPDEVVLDMLFDRLNQPDTHKGFILDGFPRTIAQAEALDQKIHRMHVIVLNLKVSDETILKRTAGRLICKNCGYVHNRHFSPCKVEGQCDQCGGELYQRDDDKPEVVSNRLKTYHKQTEPLINYYKNRKLLIDIDGEQPTDTVFQDLKEAVTQKSS, encoded by the coding sequence ATGCAATCATATCTATTTTGTTTGCTACTTTTAGCTTTGCCGTTCTCTTTATTTGCTCTTATTAATGAAGGTTTAGAAAAACCCACCGTGCTGATTATGCTTGGCCCCCCAGCCTCGGGCAAGGGCACACAGAGTGTTAAACTCGCTAAAGAATGTAAATTGCCTCATATCTCTACGGGGGATTTATTTAGAGAAAATATCAGCAAAGGCACTTCGCTTGGTAGCAAGGCAAAAAGCTACATTGATCAAGGTGAACTCGTTCCTGACGAAGTTGTCTTGGATATGCTTTTTGATCGACTCAATCAACCTGATACTCATAAGGGTTTTATCCTAGATGGCTTCCCAAGAACTATAGCTCAAGCAGAGGCTCTGGATCAAAAAATTCATCGCATGCACGTTATCGTTTTAAATTTAAAAGTTTCGGATGAGACAATTCTAAAGAGAACTGCTGGCAGACTCATTTGTAAAAATTGCGGATATGTCCATAATCGTCATTTTTCTCCCTGCAAGGTTGAGGGGCAATGCGACCAATGTGGAGGAGAACTTTACCAACGGGATGATGATAAACCAGAAGTTGTGAGCAATCGATTAAAGACCTACCATAAACAAACTGAACCTTTGATCAACTACTATAAAAACAGGAAACTCTTAATCGATATTGACGGCGAACAACCCACGGATACAGTCTTTCAAGATCTAAAAGAGGCTGTTACTCAAAAATCTTCTTAG